A region from the Natronomonas salsuginis genome encodes:
- the radB gene encoding DNA repair and recombination protein RadB, which produces MSEPIPTGCGSIDALLGGGTERGVVTQIYGPPASGKTNIALSSAIRTAAAGGMALYIDTEGISLDRFEALATAAADGDEIDAITSRVIVSDAVDFDEQREAVRDAGDLAERLDLIVLDSATGFYRLERDNDDDGRTLRTVAKQITHLLALARRHDIAVLITNQVYADPEADSERPRPLGGHTLTHWSGVVLRLERFRGGNRRATLEKHRSKAAGETARFRITATGLEGIEDAS; this is translated from the coding sequence GCGGTGTCGTCACCCAGATTTACGGGCCGCCGGCGTCGGGAAAGACGAACATCGCGCTGTCGTCGGCGATCCGGACGGCCGCCGCCGGCGGAATGGCGCTGTACATCGATACGGAGGGGATCTCGCTCGATCGATTCGAGGCGCTCGCGACGGCGGCGGCCGACGGCGACGAGATCGACGCGATCACGAGTCGCGTCATCGTCTCCGACGCGGTCGATTTCGACGAACAGCGCGAGGCGGTCCGCGACGCCGGCGACCTCGCCGAACGGCTCGACCTCATCGTCCTCGACAGCGCCACGGGCTTCTATCGGCTCGAACGCGACAACGACGACGACGGCCGAACGCTCCGGACGGTCGCCAAGCAGATCACGCACCTGCTCGCGTTGGCTCGCAGACACGACATCGCGGTTCTCATCACGAACCAGGTGTACGCCGACCCCGAAGCTGATTCGGAACGCCCCCGACCGCTCGGCGGACACACGCTGACACACTGGTCCGGCGTCGTTCTTCGACTCGAACGGTTCCGAGGCGGAAACCGGCGGGCGACGCTCGAAAAGCACCGTTCGAAAGCCGCCGGGGAGACGGCGCGCTTCCGGATCACGGCCACCGGCCTCGAGGGAATCGAGGACGCGAGTTAG
- a CDS encoding ribonuclease HI → MAAYRRPALRNLFDESPTPHIAHPPHTHCRDLYIATDGSYRHDGDGGLGVVIETRDGESVARLSVPDSVPNNNVAEYRALHLGLDVLAVRAPQRARVGILVDHDDLAANVNRAILAARGPDARPPHPVSIPEGTARHWRGIRARIAGFDELRAARIDSGENPAHPLANTPDQYAHVNREQDRCVRPSIDDASEPSLGEQYPPPSRANRNRSGARGGEPASD, encoded by the coding sequence ATGGCCGCCTACCGCCGGCCGGCGCTGCGGAACCTGTTCGACGAGTCGCCCACCCCGCACATCGCGCATCCTCCGCACACGCATTGTCGGGACCTTTATATCGCCACGGACGGCTCGTATCGTCACGACGGCGACGGCGGGCTGGGTGTCGTCATCGAGACGCGCGACGGCGAGAGCGTCGCTCGGCTTTCGGTCCCAGATTCGGTGCCGAACAACAACGTCGCCGAGTATCGGGCGCTCCACCTCGGGTTGGACGTCCTCGCGGTCCGCGCGCCGCAGCGCGCCCGCGTCGGAATCCTCGTCGACCACGACGACCTCGCGGCGAACGTCAACCGGGCAATCCTCGCGGCGCGCGGCCCGGACGCTCGACCGCCGCACCCCGTTTCGATCCCCGAGGGGACGGCCCGTCACTGGCGGGGGATCCGTGCGCGGATCGCCGGATTCGACGAACTTCGAGCGGCCCGGATCGACAGCGGCGAGAACCCGGCGCACCCGCTCGCGAACACGCCGGACCAGTACGCGCACGTCAACCGCGAGCAGGATCGTTGTGTGCGTCCATCCATCGACGACGCGTCCGAGCCGTCACTCGGTGAACAGTATCCGCCGCCCTCTCGCGCGAATCGGAACCGTTCCGGTGCTCGCGGCGGCGAACCGGCGTCGGACTAA